Genomic segment of Myxococcus stipitatus:
CGATGGCGCGCGAGTAGTGCACCTGCAGCTCGCCGTTCTGCGGCTGGCCGGAGATGTTCTTCACCTGGATGGTGTAGAGCATCTCGAAGCCCTCCTGCGGCCACTGGAACACCTTCACCACCTCCCACGGACCCTGGCGGCCCGTGAAGGTGACGGAGTCCAGCCCGGCGCCGCCCGTCTTCTCCTCCACCGCGTAGGCCACGTTGGCCGGCAGGGGGCTTGCGCCCTCGATGGTGATGGACAGGGGCAGGGGCTGGTTGGGCACCGGCTGCGCCAGGTTCATCTGCGGCGGCGGCGGGACTTCCTTGCCCAGGAGGAGCTGGTAGCCCTGGGCCAGCGACAGCGAGCTCTGCTCGCGCATCTTCACGCCCTGGAGCACCGCCGACGTCAGGCCCGCGCCCTGCGAGGAGAACTGGTAGACGGACTCCTTGCGGGTCAGGTCCACCTTGCGCGCGGGCGGGGGAGGGGTGGCCTCCGTGGGGGTGCCCGTGGAGGGAGGCGAGGCCTCACCCGAGGGAGGGAGAGCGGCCTGGGCCTGCGTGCCCGCGTCCTGGGGACCCGCCGCCGCCACTCCTCCGTCCTCGGCGCCAGGCGTGGCGGGCGGGGGCGGGAAGAGGAACATCCAACCGGCGGTGATGGCGAAGGAGAGCAGCAGGGCGACCAGGAGCCGCTTCTGGGAGTCGTTCGACTGGGGCGAGAGCGGATCGTTCATAGAGTTCCCTCCCCACGGGGGAGGGTGCGGCAAGGGGTGAAAGCCCCGTCACGGCACCGGGTCGATGCCACCGGGGTGGAAGGGCTGGCAGCGCAACAAGCGCCACAAGGTGAGCCAGGAACCCTTGAGCCCTCCGTGCTTTTCCAGCGCCTCCATGGCGTAGGTGGAGCACGAGGGATAGAAGCGGCACACCTTCGGCAAAAGCGGCCCGAGGAACTTCCGGTAGAAGCGGATGGGCAGCGAGATGACGAAGGCGAGCGGGCTCATCTGGGAGGCTCCTTCGGCTTCGACTCGGCGGCCGGCGGGAGCCGCTGCAGCTTACGGGTGACACCGTCGAAGGCGCGGGACAGGTCCATGAAGGAGGCTTCCTTCGCGGATGAGCGCGCCACCAACACCACGTCCAGGCCCGAAGGCCATTGCATGCGGCGCTTGCGGAACAACTCGCGCAGCACGCGCCTGAGGCGCGCGCGCACTACCGCGTTTCCCACCTTGCTCGACACGGTGAGGCCAACACGGGAGTACGTCCGGCCATTGCGTTTGTAGAGAGCGAGGAGACAGTCGGAAGGAAGCTTCTGCCCACCGTCCTGGACCTCGAGGAACTCACGCCTGCTGAGCAGGCGAAGGGCCTTGGGGAAGCGCTGGTCTGCCGGGCCAGTCTGGCCCGGCGTCGCACCCTCGGCCCTCACAAGCAGACTCGCTTACTTCTTGGCGGCCGACACGACCAGCCGCTTGCGGCCCTTCGCGCGGCGGCGCTTGAGGACATCACGGCCGGACTTGGTTCCGTTGCGCTTGCGGAACCCGTGGGTGCGGTTGCGG
This window contains:
- the rnpA gene encoding ribonuclease P protein component; protein product: MRAEGATPGQTGPADQRFPKALRLLSRREFLEVQDGGQKLPSDCLLALYKRNGRTYSRVGLTVSSKVGNAVVRARLRRVLRELFRKRRMQWPSGLDVVLVARSSAKEASFMDLSRAFDGVTRKLQRLPPAAESKPKEPPR
- the yidD gene encoding membrane protein insertion efficiency factor YidD, with amino-acid sequence MSPLAFVISLPIRFYRKFLGPLLPKVCRFYPSCSTYAMEALEKHGGLKGSWLTLWRLLRCQPFHPGGIDPVP
- the rpmH gene encoding 50S ribosomal protein L34, with amino-acid sequence MSKRTYQPSKLRRNRTHGFRKRNGTKSGRDVLKRRRAKGRKRLVVSAAKK